A genomic stretch from Magnetococcus sp. PR-3 includes:
- a CDS encoding vWA domain-containing protein, with product MLLPRPTSHLIWCVMMLLVMTVPPALASDELKEVLPGMDGGELKEVLPGMDGGELKEILATESDELKEALPDDPSALKEALNSGAVTAPTFQISCKAGKVCRESTTGLPFRVLPRPASHLFTQQSTETIAKENLKAFSPLFVFERVGLDNSNPAEPKGWYQVGGTLSSADGWMQAKDVMEWRQALVVAYTHPGTGEEARKPVLMFKDLPNLQTLVEADEREGLADALYGDIQKGGKPQGVVSVEPNRFVDIEDNFYILPVLDYQVSDLFDDETRLVKVAAAVPNQRSDAQNQTTLESQTFQKSATSRATMSGAEGKNLTVDLVFVMDLTGSMGPYVKSTKQAMLDLAGAMAKDPAIKEQIRFGFVGYRDDLKRMPSLAYTAKNFTPNMLDNTRFAQLMGNEVRAAQTTSDDYAEEVYAGVKTALNEIPWGDGLRFMVVVGDASAHEPGHKQSTTGLGAAELAQMARDKNIYNFAIHLKEKRYAKDHPRAEVQFSTLGTNPGTESPAYFSIDAKDTKGFEDQVKVIAGMMNFIISAARSGAGVNPDSLLASGEATLKELLGEETAASAQVEATQEMVKQVAAAALVNYLGGEPVRDITFWAMDRDLINPEKRALDVRVLLTKGELNNLITTLSKVIEALRTAEFAELQFFEALQAVMSQVAKGQQVTFEGAKTLSNTQLMPRWIESLPYKSTILDMNNETYEAMQPDERVALERALEAKLQYYVEVNQNVDVWKVLDPRAPDTDKIYPVPLEALP from the coding sequence ATGTTGCTTCCTCGCCCAACTTCCCACCTTATCTGGTGCGTCATGATGCTCTTGGTTATGACCGTACCCCCAGCACTGGCAAGTGATGAGTTAAAAGAGGTGCTGCCGGGCATGGATGGCGGTGAGTTGAAAGAGGTATTGCCGGGTATGGATGGAGGAGAGCTCAAAGAGATACTGGCGACGGAAAGTGATGAATTAAAAGAGGCGTTACCGGACGATCCCAGCGCCCTTAAAGAGGCACTTAACAGTGGTGCCGTCACGGCACCTACTTTTCAGATCAGTTGCAAAGCTGGCAAGGTGTGCCGAGAGTCCACCACCGGCTTGCCATTTCGGGTGTTGCCCCGTCCTGCATCCCATCTGTTTACCCAGCAGTCTACCGAAACCATTGCCAAGGAAAACCTTAAGGCTTTCTCTCCTTTATTTGTTTTTGAGCGGGTAGGGTTGGATAACAGTAATCCAGCAGAGCCCAAAGGTTGGTACCAGGTCGGCGGTACCCTGAGTAGTGCCGATGGTTGGATGCAAGCCAAGGATGTCATGGAGTGGCGCCAAGCACTGGTGGTGGCCTATACCCACCCCGGTACTGGTGAAGAGGCACGTAAGCCGGTTCTCATGTTTAAAGATCTACCCAACCTACAAACTCTGGTCGAGGCGGATGAGCGAGAGGGGTTGGCAGATGCTCTCTACGGAGACATACAAAAAGGGGGGAAACCCCAAGGTGTGGTTTCTGTTGAGCCGAACCGCTTTGTGGATATTGAGGATAATTTTTACATCCTGCCGGTCCTGGATTATCAGGTCTCTGATCTGTTCGATGATGAGACCAGATTGGTTAAAGTCGCAGCGGCTGTGCCCAATCAGCGCTCCGATGCACAAAACCAAACCACACTGGAGAGTCAAACCTTCCAAAAGTCGGCCACCAGTCGTGCCACCATGAGTGGTGCAGAGGGCAAGAACCTTACGGTAGATCTGGTCTTTGTCATGGATCTCACCGGATCCATGGGTCCTTATGTCAAGAGTACCAAACAAGCGATGTTGGATTTGGCCGGTGCTATGGCCAAAGATCCCGCCATTAAAGAGCAGATCCGTTTTGGGTTTGTGGGATATCGGGATGATCTTAAACGTATGCCCTCTCTGGCCTATACGGCCAAAAACTTTACTCCAAACATGTTAGACAATACCCGCTTTGCCCAGTTGATGGGGAACGAGGTTCGTGCGGCCCAAACCACCAGCGATGACTATGCTGAGGAGGTCTATGCAGGTGTTAAAACAGCCTTGAATGAGATCCCATGGGGGGATGGGCTGCGTTTTATGGTGGTGGTTGGGGATGCCTCTGCCCACGAACCGGGACACAAGCAATCAACAACAGGGTTGGGTGCCGCAGAGTTGGCGCAGATGGCACGGGATAAAAACATCTATAACTTTGCCATTCACCTTAAAGAAAAGCGTTACGCAAAAGATCACCCCCGGGCTGAGGTGCAGTTCTCAACCCTGGGTACCAACCCCGGAACCGAGAGCCCCGCCTACTTCAGTATTGATGCAAAAGATACCAAGGGCTTTGAAGATCAGGTAAAGGTCATTGCCGGGATGATGAACTTCATTATCTCGGCGGCGCGCAGTGGTGCCGGGGTCAACCCAGACTCACTGTTGGCTTCGGGTGAGGCCACCCTAAAAGAGCTGTTAGGGGAGGAGACGGCGGCTTCCGCCCAAGTAGAGGCTACGCAAGAGATGGTTAAGCAGGTGGCCGCGGCGGCTTTGGTTAACTATTTGGGGGGAGAGCCCGTTAGAGATATCACCTTTTGGGCGATGGATCGGGATCTGATCAACCCAGAGAAGAGAGCTCTGGATGTGCGGGTATTGCTCACCAAAGGAGAGCTGAACAACCTGATCACCACCTTGAGTAAAGTGATTGAGGCCCTGCGGACTGCCGAATTTGCGGAGTTGCAGTTTTTTGAGGCGTTGCAGGCGGTGATGTCGCAGGTGGCCAAAGGGCAGCAAGTGACCTTTGAGGGGGCAAAAACTCTGAGCAATACTCAGCTCATGCCCCGTTGGATTGAGAGCCTGCCCTATAAGTCCACCATTCTGGACATGAACAATGAAACCTATGAGGCGATGCAACCCGATGAACGGGTGGCCTTGGAACGCGCCCTTGAAGCCAAACTTCAATACTATGTGGAGGTTAACCAGAACGTGGATGTATGGAAGGTGTTGGATCCAAGAGCGCCTGACACAGACAAAATCTACCCCGTGCCCCTGGAAGCGCTACCTTAA
- a CDS encoding ABC transporter ATP-binding protein, whose translation MAALLEIRGLRRERAQGGVSFTLEMPHFQLSPGNFVAVVGDSGCGKSTLLDLLALVLQPGACQQFSFQLEQRQIDARGLWRGHDEAALAMLRRRYLGYVLQTGGLLPFLSVRENLRLPMKINHQPVDETGIVALAERLGIAPMLDKKPQHLSGGQRQRAAIARALIHRPRIILADEPTAAVDKPRARGIVKDLQHLARAQGVAVVMVTHDRDLVSQADHTYSFDLKQQTDSHTHSICGEIFP comes from the coding sequence ATGGCAGCCTTATTGGAAATACGTGGATTACGACGGGAACGGGCACAAGGTGGGGTCAGCTTTACCTTGGAAATGCCTCATTTTCAGTTAAGCCCCGGTAACTTTGTTGCCGTGGTTGGGGATTCCGGTTGTGGTAAGAGTACCTTGTTGGATCTGCTCGCACTGGTCCTGCAACCTGGTGCCTGTCAACAGTTTAGTTTTCAGTTAGAACAGAGACAGATAGATGCCCGTGGGCTGTGGCGGGGTCATGATGAAGCTGCTTTGGCGATGCTCAGAAGGCGGTACTTGGGTTATGTTCTGCAGACTGGCGGGTTGTTGCCCTTTTTAAGTGTGCGAGAAAACCTGCGTTTGCCCATGAAGATCAACCATCAACCTGTGGATGAAACAGGCATTGTGGCCTTGGCTGAGCGGTTGGGGATAGCGCCCATGCTGGATAAAAAGCCTCAGCACCTCTCTGGTGGGCAACGGCAACGAGCGGCCATTGCTCGTGCCTTGATCCATAGGCCCCGTATCATCTTGGCGGATGAGCCTACAGCTGCGGTGGATAAACCGCGTGCCCGTGGCATTGTTAAAGATCTACAACACCTGGCCAGGGCGCAAGGTGTTGCGGTGGTGATGGTTACCCATGATCGGGATTTGGTGAGCCAGGCTGACCATACCTATAGCTTTGATTTAAAGCAGCAGACCGACAGCCATACCCACTCGATTTGTGGGGAGATTTTTCCATGA
- a CDS encoding FtsX-like permease family protein — protein MMGAGSTLGLATKDLLHEWILTLCMVLALATILTPLLLLLGLKNGTIQTLKGRLVEDPVYRELKPQRAMNLQQSWFDALAKRPEVAFVSPTILRGSSIVRLQAATRREGMDMLPTGPGDPLLLENGGVIPQKGQAVLSTEAAVRLKVQTGDPVTLRAARTYKGRRQEAKQSLQVVAILEPRADALPRVYVPLQLAVDVEQYREGLAVPERGWSGGRPVPYQSFDGIYLVAMKPVPMMLLRRLTIGTGFSQLEALSEARFNALVGLPVPEGAKLYHLHVLKQPVQKSALAMVRDKLRGRGTIILPYAHVGDLVLDRHGQRSQRPVTALSLTPTEAAQLGIQTPWNRGGLMGLLLPEDLGISSGTIAVQMTQGASLPPFQLQVMGTTRLQRAIIPVDLAGTLRTGQQRSIRFDGVQAGFALDRGGFHGFRLYTKSIEDVAGLYRLLQDQGVETLAKVQAIERIRTLDRGLNRIFWLIAVVSILGGLAALVASLYASVDRKKRAIAMMRLLGLTRRQVFWFPLHQAILVAALSALLAVSGFYLLAGIINHVFAADLALGERICALTPFMVTSAVVIMIAAAAVSALVAAWRTTRIEPAEAIRVE, from the coding sequence ATGATGGGCGCGGGTAGTACCTTAGGGTTGGCCACCAAAGATCTCCTGCATGAGTGGATTTTAACCCTCTGTATGGTATTGGCCCTGGCAACCATTCTTACCCCATTGTTGCTGTTGTTGGGGCTTAAAAATGGCACCATTCAGACCTTAAAAGGGCGGTTGGTCGAGGACCCTGTCTATCGGGAGCTAAAACCTCAGCGCGCTATGAACTTGCAACAGAGCTGGTTTGATGCTTTGGCCAAACGGCCTGAAGTCGCTTTTGTTTCCCCCACCATTTTGCGGGGATCATCCATCGTACGGTTGCAGGCCGCAACACGGCGAGAAGGTATGGATATGCTGCCCACGGGGCCTGGAGATCCACTGCTGCTGGAGAATGGTGGGGTCATTCCCCAAAAGGGGCAGGCGGTTCTCTCTACTGAGGCTGCGGTGCGGCTCAAGGTTCAAACGGGAGATCCCGTGACGTTGCGTGCAGCTCGGACCTATAAAGGGCGGCGGCAGGAGGCCAAGCAGAGCTTGCAGGTGGTTGCCATACTTGAACCCAGGGCTGATGCACTCCCTAGAGTTTACGTACCCCTGCAGCTGGCTGTGGATGTTGAGCAATATCGGGAAGGTTTGGCCGTGCCGGAGCGCGGTTGGTCAGGCGGACGACCTGTACCCTACCAGAGCTTTGATGGTATCTACTTGGTGGCTATGAAGCCGGTACCGATGATGTTGCTGAGACGTCTTACCATCGGAACAGGATTTAGCCAACTGGAGGCCCTGTCTGAGGCGCGTTTTAATGCGCTGGTGGGGTTGCCTGTGCCTGAGGGGGCAAAGCTATACCATCTGCATGTGCTTAAACAGCCGGTGCAGAAAAGTGCGCTTGCTATGGTCCGGGATAAATTGCGGGGAAGGGGGACGATTATTCTTCCCTATGCTCACGTCGGGGATCTGGTGTTGGATCGGCACGGGCAGAGGTCGCAACGGCCCGTAACGGCGCTCTCCTTGACCCCAACAGAGGCGGCGCAATTAGGGATTCAAACCCCCTGGAACCGTGGAGGTTTGATGGGCCTGTTGTTGCCTGAGGACCTGGGTATATCATCCGGCACGATAGCCGTACAGATGACACAGGGGGCGTCGTTACCTCCCTTCCAGCTGCAGGTTATGGGCACAACAAGGTTGCAACGGGCCATTATTCCGGTGGATCTGGCTGGCACACTGCGTACGGGTCAGCAGCGATCTATACGGTTTGATGGGGTGCAGGCTGGCTTTGCGTTGGATCGGGGTGGCTTTCACGGTTTTCGCCTTTATACCAAGAGTATTGAGGATGTTGCAGGCTTATATCGTTTACTGCAAGATCAGGGGGTGGAAACCCTTGCTAAAGTGCAGGCCATTGAGCGCATTCGTACTTTAGACCGGGGCCTGAACCGTATTTTTTGGCTCATTGCTGTGGTCTCAATTCTGGGTGGCTTGGCCGCGCTAGTTGCCAGCCTTTATGCATCGGTCGATCGTAAAAAACGGGCCATTGCTATGATGCGTTTATTGGGGTTAACCCGGCGGCAGGTGTTCTGGTTTCCCTTGCATCAAGCGATATTGGTCGCAGCATTGAGTGCTTTACTGGCTGTCAGTGGTTTTTATCTCTTGGCGGGTATTATCAACCATGTCTTTGCGGCAGATCTGGCCTTGGGGGAGCGTATTTGTGCACTTACACCCTTCATGGTGACATCTGCGGTGGTGATCATGATCGCTGCGGCTGCTGTAAGTGCGTTGGTGGCAGCGTGGCGGACCACACGCATTGAACCGGCTGAAGCCATACGTGTGGAGTAA
- a CDS encoding formylglycine-generating enzyme family protein encodes MVKTWISLLALITLLLPISAQAKCPTKKQGIATHDPCPAVDDFHLPMPAGLSMVFRKVTVPGQAFWGDHRRIVQVGDPQGGLFAAPRKTMVGGSFPEAEGWVYHMGKYEVSKAQVAAVLGAGDMPAGVKALIAKSGDPKDKKLAKLKGKKLDRALAFPAAWLTLADYRDFIHRYNLWCYGDQACRAKLPSIAAPEEQKAIPGFVRLPTEVEWEFAARGGAGHGQFDDALPFSRAKAKKYAFVQPKAKGKPRRIGTLDAINGFHDQFGNVQELTAELFQAELGQGKSGALSARGGSFLNKASEIRTAFRSEVGIYMARGETMVAVRSPTTGIRLAIGSPVIPTKQYRLTLEEGFESYLQKLRSKTPAGQSLVNSGVQAGAAINSAQNTIQNLTAKVGEGDEVLRRQLESLQTALTEASRQLDMRNQQVCDTYVKEGLLFVFLFGRAEVERSKAERLATILGKRAQKKAAIQAKIVKLKKAAEHEAKKRQTYFGNYLKKMDALKGCGEKLAKSSFDHFTKLIARGKVSRPERETFPLVKKQFKQVGDGQQDRAAMQQAIIQLLQSRDLLGEL; translated from the coding sequence ATGGTTAAGACCTGGATTTCCCTATTGGCCCTTATCACGCTGCTGTTGCCCATATCGGCCCAGGCCAAGTGCCCCACTAAAAAACAGGGGATTGCTACCCACGATCCCTGTCCTGCGGTCGATGACTTTCATCTACCTATGCCTGCTGGCTTAAGTATGGTGTTTCGTAAAGTTACGGTACCGGGGCAAGCTTTTTGGGGCGATCATCGCCGGATTGTGCAGGTTGGGGACCCTCAGGGTGGCCTGTTTGCCGCACCACGTAAAACTATGGTAGGGGGATCTTTTCCCGAAGCTGAGGGTTGGGTCTACCATATGGGTAAATATGAAGTTTCAAAAGCCCAGGTAGCTGCTGTGCTGGGTGCAGGAGATATGCCCGCAGGTGTTAAAGCATTGATCGCCAAGTCTGGTGACCCTAAGGATAAAAAGCTGGCCAAACTAAAGGGTAAAAAACTAGACCGTGCGCTGGCATTTCCTGCAGCTTGGCTAACGCTGGCAGATTACCGTGACTTTATACACCGTTATAACCTGTGGTGTTATGGCGATCAGGCCTGTCGGGCTAAGCTTCCTTCCATCGCCGCACCTGAGGAGCAGAAGGCCATTCCCGGTTTTGTGCGTCTCCCTACTGAAGTTGAGTGGGAGTTTGCTGCCCGAGGTGGGGCTGGGCATGGCCAATTTGATGATGCTTTACCTTTTTCCCGCGCCAAAGCCAAGAAATATGCTTTTGTCCAACCTAAAGCCAAAGGTAAACCCCGCCGTATCGGTACTCTGGATGCCATTAATGGATTTCATGATCAGTTCGGCAATGTGCAAGAGCTTACGGCTGAGCTGTTTCAGGCGGAGTTGGGGCAGGGGAAATCTGGTGCGTTAAGTGCTCGGGGCGGCAGTTTCCTCAATAAAGCCTCTGAAATCCGAACCGCTTTTCGCTCAGAGGTTGGGATCTATATGGCGCGTGGGGAGACGATGGTGGCGGTTCGATCGCCTACGACAGGCATCCGATTGGCTATTGGCAGCCCTGTCATACCAACCAAACAGTACCGTTTGACCCTGGAAGAGGGGTTTGAGAGCTACTTGCAGAAACTACGTAGTAAAACCCCGGCAGGGCAGAGCTTAGTGAATAGCGGTGTGCAAGCTGGTGCGGCCATTAATAGTGCTCAAAACACCATACAAAACCTCACGGCCAAGGTTGGAGAGGGAGATGAGGTGTTACGACGTCAGCTCGAAAGCCTGCAAACCGCCTTGACGGAAGCCTCCCGTCAGTTGGATATGCGTAACCAGCAGGTATGTGATACCTATGTTAAGGAGGGGCTTCTTTTTGTCTTTCTCTTTGGCCGGGCTGAGGTTGAACGGAGTAAGGCAGAGCGATTGGCGACCATCTTGGGTAAACGTGCCCAGAAAAAGGCGGCCATTCAGGCAAAAATTGTCAAACTGAAGAAGGCTGCAGAACATGAAGCCAAAAAACGACAGACCTATTTTGGTAACTATCTTAAAAAGATGGATGCCCTAAAAGGGTGTGGTGAAAAGCTGGCCAAGAGCAGTTTTGATCATTTTACGAAGTTGATCGCACGGGGGAAAGTATCCCGGCCTGAGCGGGAGACCTTCCCGTTGGTGAAAAAGCAGTTTAAACAGGTTGGAGATGGTCAGCAGGATAGAGCGGCTATGCAGCAGGCCATTATACAGCTTTTGCAGAGCAGGGATTTACTGGGAGAGTTGTAA
- a CDS encoding glycine zipper domain-containing protein, whose translation MKRVTKQATVLMLASTLALAGCQTTGAGGAGPSDGSEKAPSNTQATKEGAIGGALLGALIGGLAKGKKGALIGALAGAAIGGVIGNEIDKRKQSFASTEAFYNAQIEQTQGLNAALDANNSNLKAAIAADEAEIDQLVAQAKSGKANTVQLQAKKSDLDTRLASNKKKLASLNKELEVQQAVLQEVQTAQQGSTTHNNMAKQVAALESEITELNGMVDAMATQSATVGQYL comes from the coding sequence ATGAAACGGGTTACCAAGCAGGCAACGGTTTTAATGCTCGCCTCAACACTGGCTCTGGCTGGGTGTCAAACCACCGGAGCTGGCGGAGCAGGGCCTTCGGACGGTTCCGAAAAAGCCCCGAGCAACACTCAAGCCACCAAGGAAGGTGCCATTGGTGGTGCACTTTTAGGGGCGCTGATTGGTGGGCTTGCGAAAGGTAAAAAAGGTGCACTCATTGGCGCACTGGCTGGAGCCGCCATCGGTGGTGTGATCGGTAATGAGATTGATAAACGAAAGCAATCTTTCGCCTCCACCGAAGCGTTTTATAATGCCCAGATTGAACAGACTCAGGGTCTGAATGCTGCTTTGGATGCCAATAATAGCAATTTGAAAGCCGCCATCGCCGCAGATGAAGCGGAAATTGATCAACTGGTTGCCCAAGCCAAAAGTGGTAAAGCCAACACCGTACAGTTGCAGGCCAAGAAAAGTGACCTGGATACCCGGCTTGCCAGTAACAAGAAAAAATTGGCCAGCTTAAATAAAGAGCTGGAGGTTCAGCAGGCCGTACTTCAAGAGGTGCAGACAGCCCAGCAGGGTTCGACAACCCATAACAATATGGCCAAACAGGTTGCCGCGCTGGAGTCAGAGATCACAGAGTTAAATGGTATGGTAGATGCCATGGCTACTCAGTCAGCCACTGTGGGTCAATACCTGTAA
- a CDS encoding S41 family peptidase — MGVAQAWAAPDLNSAASLISKHHIAHPTSQQVPVSSSGELQRFLSTLDPYSQWIDYPQYRALTRPKSSLGLGAMVLEQPGGILMAPIKGGAVWQAGIQRAVFLTGIAGVSLQDKKIGYVAAQLQGRRDIAIRWRIPGQSKERISAVKLGSFTIPTVELHPLTNHQSGVLIRIHSFLAHRTALALQQALLKGLAFGGPIILDLRYAPGGSVLEAVDAASLFLDEGLPIVTMVESDGTSIPLQSTAAMRVMPHPVVVLIGPGTASAAELFVRALKFHGAAWVVGQGSFGKCLTQRYFQLPNGSGLKLTVGHLLGPDGVFCEHRGVQPHFIIRDSEQLHDTPVLLEGVMRDIKASRLVCLAQRFNHAAQARRHVKRVGWHRGVGKLVPYALQQSKKLWRLCLSPPLMSSVAEAVHKRQQQKSIENMVLLPLP, encoded by the coding sequence ATGGGTGTGGCCCAGGCATGGGCCGCACCCGACTTAAACAGTGCGGCTTCTCTTATCAGCAAACATCATATTGCCCACCCCACTTCACAGCAGGTGCCGGTGAGTTCCAGTGGGGAGCTGCAGCGCTTTTTGTCCACTTTAGACCCGTATAGTCAATGGATAGATTATCCTCAATATCGCGCTTTAACCCGTCCTAAATCTTCCCTGGGTTTAGGTGCTATGGTACTTGAACAGCCGGGTGGTATCTTAATGGCACCCATTAAGGGGGGGGCTGTTTGGCAAGCGGGCATCCAACGGGCTGTCTTTCTTACTGGCATTGCCGGGGTCTCACTACAGGATAAAAAAATTGGCTATGTTGCGGCTCAGCTTCAGGGCCGAAGAGATATTGCCATTCGCTGGCGCATACCCGGTCAAAGCAAAGAGCGGATCTCTGCGGTAAAACTGGGTTCCTTCACCATTCCGACGGTTGAACTACACCCATTAACCAACCATCAATCAGGTGTGCTTATTCGTATTCATTCTTTCTTAGCCCATCGGACTGCGCTGGCATTACAGCAGGCGCTGCTAAAGGGTCTGGCGTTTGGTGGCCCTATTATCCTGGATCTACGCTATGCGCCAGGGGGGAGTGTGCTGGAAGCCGTTGATGCAGCCTCACTCTTTTTAGATGAAGGGCTGCCTATTGTAACCATGGTGGAGTCTGATGGTACCTCTATCCCCTTACAGAGTACGGCTGCCATGCGGGTCATGCCCCATCCGGTTGTTGTGTTGATAGGCCCAGGAACAGCATCTGCTGCAGAGCTGTTTGTACGGGCTTTGAAGTTTCATGGAGCAGCTTGGGTGGTGGGGCAGGGTAGTTTTGGTAAGTGTTTGACACAACGCTATTTTCAGTTGCCCAATGGTAGTGGCTTAAAGCTCACAGTAGGCCATTTGTTAGGGCCAGACGGCGTTTTTTGTGAACACCGTGGTGTGCAGCCTCATTTTATCATACGTGACTCAGAACAGTTGCATGATACCCCAGTACTGTTGGAGGGCGTAATGAGAGATATCAAAGCCAGCAGGCTGGTCTGCCTTGCTCAACGATTTAATCATGCTGCGCAGGCACGAAGGCACGTTAAAAGGGTTGGCTGGCATCGTGGTGTGGGCAAGCTTGTACCCTATGCCTTGCAACAGAGTAAAAAACTTTGGCGCTTGTGCCTTTCACCTCCCTTAATGTCCAGTGTCGCAGAGGCTGTACATAAGCGCCAACAACAGAAGAGTATAGAGAACATGGTGTTGCTCCCTCTGCCCTAA
- a CDS encoding PDC sensor domain-containing protein, giving the protein MNPSHIIRVFGVVAMVCMALPAAADEVPEKVKNLSIKLAELGTNATVVAAVQAQNATGLTLEAIKRVDEHWKAEEGVDDTMQELIDSDCGQVLIGWKDENLYLTEVFAMDNQGANVCMSDKTSDYWQGDEAKFIKSFAGGQGTVHISELELDQSSQSYQVQISIPVKAAGKVIGAMTFGVEIEAIE; this is encoded by the coding sequence ATGAACCCCTCTCACATAATTCGAGTTTTTGGTGTTGTAGCTATGGTTTGCATGGCTCTACCTGCTGCAGCGGACGAAGTTCCTGAAAAAGTAAAGAATCTCTCGATTAAGCTGGCTGAATTAGGGACCAATGCCACGGTGGTTGCAGCAGTGCAAGCTCAGAACGCTACAGGTCTGACGCTGGAGGCCATTAAACGTGTCGATGAGCATTGGAAAGCTGAAGAGGGGGTTGATGATACCATGCAGGAGCTGATCGATTCGGATTGTGGTCAGGTTCTTATTGGTTGGAAGGATGAAAACCTCTATTTGACAGAGGTTTTTGCCATGGATAATCAGGGTGCCAATGTCTGCATGTCCGATAAAACCTCTGATTATTGGCAGGGTGATGAAGCGAAATTTATAAAATCCTTTGCCGGTGGGCAGGGGACTGTCCATATCAGCGAATTGGAGCTGGACCAGAGTTCACAAAGCTACCAAGTGCAGATTTCCATTCCGGTTAAAGCGGCGGGTAAAGTGATTGGTGCAATGACCTTTGGTGTTGAAATTGAGGCCATTGAATAA